The sequence ATGGACTGCACCTGGAAAGGTCCATATAACGCTTTCCCCAAGTACTGAGCTCCAGATAGCACAAGTGTATAGCCCATTAATTCAATGCAATGGGCTCTGTGGTGGCTCTCCAGCAGCAAGAGGGTGCTAACAACTGCGGACTATTTAGCATTGCTGCTGCAATCACGCTGCTATGAACGATAATGTGGATTCTCTAGTGTTTAATGAGGCCAAAATGAGAGCACATCTCATTAAGTGCTTTGAGAAGGGCAAACTCTCACGGTTCCCTCGCACAAAGAAAGCGATGCCCAAAAGACCAACACCACAAACCATTGCCATTacaatatactgcatgtgcgaGAGACCGGACTCTTTTGAGGATATGGTCATGTGTGACAAATTTAGTGAGTAGTATCACTATCGCTGTGCCAAAATTCGCAATGAACCAGTAGGTAATTGGTTTTGTTCTGGTTGTATCACTTTATGATTTGTGCACTTTTGgttatatttattgtacttctttctcttgcattgttgtatttattgagtattgagatctataacataatagaTACAGCATCTATTGCATCTAGTCTATGGCTGTTTACTTCGTAGCCTAGACTAGTCTTCTCAGATTACCTGTGGACTGACTTTCACCTGCACCGCAGAATGGGGGAGCTCTGGTCCTGGGGTAGGAGCTTTTGTCCTAGGACAGAAACTCCGGGGGGATGAAATATCCTAAGGACGGAACCCCCCCCCCGGAGCTACTGTCCTGGGGGAGGCCGTGTCCTGTGACACCGGACTGTATCTGCTGTGAcaacggtaaagctgactgtgtgtctgtgtctgtgtgtctgttccagctgtaactgctcaacggttgcaatgcgacgaaaactaacagcttctataggcttctagccacgttctcttggattttgattggatttgcaaactaaagcttttttctcgagttatggctagtttgactcacattgaaggctgttgcagtctcttcagaatctttcatagcatcatctgtccgcacaaactttctattcaacatatgagttagccttgcactaaagcgctagctttttgttagctacaatactcagaaaatatctgttaaaacagctagctagctagcagtagccatttgtgaaattggacacaccctttaattattcctgtggatgtaatgcgcatgcgcgctcattccacatgtgtgagaaataatatccaagatccagatccagatcctcctggcagaatcatctttgtcttgaaggcctggtaagccacaaaacactataccataattataacaataattatagataacaataattatgcatgtacacaggtcttttcttcttagatattattatacactgaactacagatcctggaagaatcaattttcttctttcttgaggtcctagtaagccacataatacaacaatagatgcatgtaaatatatcttttcttctcagtgactttatatagataagctaactttaatattatagaaactaataattataacactctaatacttttcagcgaaagcaaaaacatggcgagaggcattagcacatgcagcgccagcttgaacactagtttaatTATGAACGATCATTCGCTCTACGTgcagagtataattataataaaaattatattacATTTTAATTAGACTATTACTACATAGCTCCTGCTCCTCTGCATGCAAGTCATCgatctataataattttgtCTTTTTAATTACAAAAttgatataaaattaattaatgcagaAGACGGTTGTAATAATAAGGTACTggtgatgaatgaatgaatacAAAGTGTGAACACGAGGCTACgattataattacatagtTCATCTGAAATTATCAGTGTAGTATGGAGAGAACAAACGTTCAGGCTTACATATCTGCATTTGCTTGAATGTGTGAATTAGCAACAACGGGAAGCGTTTAGTAAAGTAGTCAACAAAATCATCTGGAATGTTCCCAAGAGCCTTCTTCAGATCTTCAGGGAGTTCGCGATAGTGATGTTTCTGTGGGGATGAttaaactattattatatacataatttaatatgtaaagagcattataattatagtgatggaATTGATTTTCACGGGAAATGTACTgaattaatgaaagcaccgcaggtgctgatgccttggtggatATGTCAAagacactccatggacaagttttgctacgcactcttatgaaaaggcattccaagtaagcaaactaGGCATtacataactcgagaacgaagcattattttgcaaatcaacgaattaaaacatgactatataGAAACTTTATTGCACAGACAcaaagttttgctacgcactcttatgaaaaggcattccaagtgAGCAAACTAGGCATtacataactcgagaacaaagcattattttgcatcAACAAATTAAATGACTATATAGAAACcatacttgcactttattgcacagacacacacacaactacgctacagtagactctcgcaaTTCTGGATCTCTGAAGTACGTGGCCACCtcgataattatactgaccaTTTGGTTGgccacggattgctagctagatgtttactgcacaaaactcaccctgaagtatgGCCACTCGTTATTCTGtactggccagtgctggctgccccaaactagttTGTAATTTTATACGACGCAAAAATTCAAATGTGACATATCGCCACCTAAGATCTATCAGTGTGCCTAGAATGCTAATCGCCTCAAAGAGATGCTAACACCTACCCTCAAGAAAACCATAGACCTACATTTGTAGCAAAGGAAAAATTAAAGCTCCTCAAGCCGGTTTGACCACTTTGCCTTTGAAGGAGCATGGCTTTTGCCTACACAAAGGTGCGTTTGTAGACGCTCTGGCCCTAAGGTATGGATGGAGTCCGTCAAACACTGCTACAAATTGTGTCTGCGGTGCAAATTTCACTGTAGAACATGCTCTCTCCTGCGCTCAAGGTGGATTTCCGTCGATAAGACATAATGAAATCCGAGATCTAACTGCCACCCTGATGACAGAAGTCTGCAGCATAGGAGCGCCTGGAGCAGTGTTTCAGAGAACATGAACTAGAGAAGAAAAGAGCCTATGAGCAAACAGTCAGGGAGGTGCAGCATGCATCCTTCACCCCTTTAGTGCTCTCTGCAGGTGGAGGGCTAGGCAGGGAAGCAACAGTTTTTTTACAAGAGACTGGCTTTCCTTCTAGCGAAGAAATAGCTAGGACCAACCATACCACCAAGTCATAAACTGGCTAAGATGTTCCTTATCGTACAGTCTACTAAGATCGGCCATACCATGTGTGCGAGGCTACCGGTCCTGTCCTCCCGGGGCCGTGCTATCAGGACTACCATTCCTACAGTGGACCTGGTGTCCGCCGAGGCACACCTGTGCCCCTAATTAACTGGACTAGCAAATCGATCtatttattaattttttattatTGGATGTACTCTTTTGTAATTTGCACCTTTACTAGATTAGTACcttacatgcatacatgtctTTGTTGCTTTAAAAAAATACGTTTAAGACGgtcggatatgacgtttttgggtgtggtttgcagataaaattggataCTTGAGCAGAATGATatattcattatcctcgagacaagaaccgcaaaattatatatagtcattagataccgtatagcgggtaattttcgggggacaaaatattcgtggttcagcaatattgagacatttcgtgggtaatattttcgtggtttggagcttgtactgcatgtaaaggtaggcaaggtcgcttcattcgtgggtaaaatattcgtggtcagacctccaaccacgaaaaccacgaatattttgccccacgaaaattacacggtAATGAGGTAAgatcgtttttaagccgcagctatttcctgaaatacagccacctcacAATtcccggccaagctgcactgtcccaagggtgaccggattaccgagagtctatactgtacctcgcttgcgcatgcgcacatagGCATAACTAAAGACCTGTACACTCTTGTTCCCACACGTGTACATCCACCATGGAGGTTGTATACTTAGTACTGTACTACCAACACCAAAAAGTATGGGGAAGTAACACTTAACTACTTGAATACTACTTCCTTACTTACTGTATACAACTTGTACTAAACACCAaaaacattgtacatgcatgcataataataactatatacatacaagtaGTTTATGATTGTGTGTACCTTGTTTCGCATGGCTCGTAGTAACTCTCTCACTGAGGTGCCATGGTAAGAACGAAATCTGCGAAGATCTACAGAAGAAGAATGTACACATGACTATATTAAATGTTAAGTGTACAAAGTTGCTACATAGGTGAGCTAAACCTTATTTTCGACTTAATATTGTTGCAACAGTGCTTTTACTAAAGTACGTCCCACATAATATTGTCAGGAGCtagtgcatgaatatatatAGATCTCCTCCACATGGcctctgtatcatagcaacttaGGTTGCCATAAACTCCATTGCCTTGAGGGAACACTGATTTTAAGTTAGTAGGGTGGTGCTCGCTAGACACTGATTGGCAGTTAGAGCAGGacaggtgggtggggctcactagACACTAGACACTAGACACAGGAAGGCATAAAAAGGGTGGGGCTTCAATTTGGCTTACATACGTCTTAGCAAAAACTTGTCATTCATCATTCCTCTAATTTTTGAaactgtatatgtacatgtacagtacatgtacagtacatgtagttgtccCAATTAGgtgaggtacatgtagctagataaCTGGTTGTCTACTACATTAGACTTCATGGCATCCTTTgcctcggaggtttactgccacACATTACggtgtagtggacaataactataacattattacccgaggccgtgcatGCCGcagccagcgggtatagtataGTTCGTTggcttgtttgtgtgtgacatgtgagtctactcacctgaaTGCCACATACCACTGCGTTTAcggcatggatagccttcaaaCAACAAGCTGTTAGTTTTAAATGaggcagatttcgatgttaaaacTCCGTTGTCGTAAAAAacgcaaaagctaagaagcttgaatttgcacattggcagctagctagctagctacacgcggcctttattcgaggtaccctATGGGTCATTCCAAGTGAGATCAACACACAAAATGCACGCCCCCCTCAAATTATCCCGAAACTCGGTACATTCATAGTATGCATAAAGTTATCGAACCACAAGAATTTTTGGGGTCACTTATTGCATGGCTTCTGAGATACAAGGTGCCAAAGTTGTGACTTTCGTGCAAAATTTTGTCTACCTTCTGTTACAAAGTGTGCCATATCTTTGGAACAGGTTGCTTTTAAGTCAATATAAATATATTACCTTAGAGCATTTTAATGCCCTCtaagatgataattatgtgaaaataattatggtaacttGAGATGAAAGGTTATTGTCCGCTATATTGTGGTTTACTTTTGTAGTAATGGGGATCCTTCGATTTTGTTTTTACTTTGACAAAATGTTCGTTAGGTATTCTTCTTTAAGCAGTAAAATTTTTGTTCTGGGACTGCCATGGGTTTGAGAGATATGATAACTACAGTGGGCACTGttaaaagtaagcctcgattaaaaccagGGAGATGGATATTTTGAGAGTGcttgtgtttccaatccctttgtttcttctatctatatacatgtagtataacaTTATACATGAATAGACGAGAAATAATACATGACAGGAAAAAATTTTATTATAAgctactagcctccttcacaaggcctcaaaaaggaggcctgctactgactgtttgcgcatgcgcaaaattattggataatttccCCGTAATGTTTCCATTAAACTGACATTTTACCCGaaaaatatcctgaataacatatacacacaaagaacactacatacacagagctatatagctagctagctagagacagagctgtacgtTTGGTTACAGCATGCTATTTCTTCTgagagtctacatgtagactttcaccaaggttagtgtcagatgggcgtggcctgtccatataggctattgtcagccttcccttcgttcagacgattgccatccacactgttgcaggctgtgagttctttgttaacatagcaggctaagggtagctattagaatgctatcacacgggctagaaaccttcttctccactttcttcaacccacttccgttcgttgtgacgtcatggttttactgagcattatacGATGATATCCGGAGTCCCCAGTTTCTAGGGattatgtggcgcatgcgtaaacagtcgataccaggccctctcttcgaggaagagcggcctgggatcgaggctaataagCTACATTCTCACCCTCTCTCAGCTCATCAGAGATGTGATTTCTCCAGTCACCTTTCACCACACACTGACCTCCCTGCTCAAGAGCCTGAACAATAGGTGAGTTTACAGGCTCCTTCTCAATTCTGTCACTAACATCTTGAAAGAATGCCAGTTGCTTATCTCTTTTCCAGAACAGACAGTGACTCAAAACTTCGGCTGATGTGGgtctgcatgtacacgtaaAAGTAATAAATTAATAAGATCATTACGATAAGCTGAGGAGGATCGATATCACAATTAATATACAAATAATCGTTCAATAATATCAcctaattatacatgtatatatactactTCGATCCAAAACTATGAtctgtactatacatgtacaaatccATCTAACATGTGCATTGTCCTGGCAATGGTATACTGATAATAGGCTGGAACGGCACTTAACCTATATTGACGTCAAAGCTATATCTTGAAAGCATGCAATTAGTTTTGCTAGTGAAGCCTTCAGTAGTACTAAATCTACTAGCGCTGATGCTGTCTATAAACAAAGCTTAAAAGTCATCCTTGGTTTTTGTATTTGTATGCTGGGTACAATGTAGCTCAGTCTACTAATATTATGTTTCTATGTTTCTATAGGATGGTCGCTATGTTTTTCCTTGCTTTCAAGCTTTTTATGTTTCTTAGCCAATATTGGCTTCTAAGGCGCTAACTTCCAACTTCAACGTTTCTGCTACGTTTCTGATGTTTCAATCTGATACCTTCAATGACAAACACAAATTTTTTATCTATTTATGGTAGCTTATAATAAACACAGAATCTAGTGTGGTGGCAAGCCATTCAGTAGGGactatgtaataattatagccgcaACATTGTAACAGCACTGGCCATGCATACTGTGCACCCCATGAACGTACAACACATTAACTACCTGAACATGTAGTTGTGGCTGATCATGTCCTTGACCAGTTCTGATGCTGTATGCTTGTCTACAGATACAAAGAAATTGTTTAAATCCGTCGTGTTACAAGCTTCACTATAAAACTCACTGGATCCATTAAGGTCATTCAGTGAGTAGTCTCCAGACTCAATGTTGGCTTGTCTCCTCAAGGAGCTTCCAAATGGATGTTGACCAGCACTGAGCACATAGTAAATTACACAGCCCATGGAGAATATATCCACTGCATTGGTCTGAAAACAGAACTTTAAAACACACACCATTGTATCATTACACGAGGTGCGtgggccacgggtatagtagtccgttggtttgtttgtttgtctgtttgtcatatctgagcctgctcacctggctaccatagcactgcgtttacagcaggggatagcctccacacacaataagttaatagtggcagatttcaATGTTAAAACTTCGTTGTCGTACATTGTATAAAAGAGAACAAAAGATAAGAAGCCaggaagcttgaacttgcacgttggctctacacgcgacctttattcaaggtagatctacataattatttgcagctgaagtgatcctttaccggtctctaTTAATTGCTTcccctttataattatgagcactCCTGGTTTTTATATTCATGTCAAAaaccgagggttagcacttcagtgctctaggtttgttacccgaggccgtgccgcggccagcaGGTATAGTAGCCCGttggttggtttgtttgtaacAGCTGAggctgccatagcactgcgtttacagcatggatagccttccaTACAGTAAGTTTAGtttaaatacatgtagtggcagatttcgatgttaaagctttgttgttgtataaaagcaagcaaaagctaagaagcttagtagaacttgctctACACgtgacctttattcgagataagctacacatttgcagctgaagtatTCTTTTATTCCATTAAATGTAGCTTATTTACTATTGTgtaacactcctctggttttatactattcatgtcaacagccaaGGGTTAgtacttcagtgctctagtttgtttgtttgtgacaagtgaatctactcacctgggtgGCGCCATGGCGCTGCGTTTATAATCacggatagccttcacactaCAAGTTTTtagtttaaatagtggcagactttcatgttaaagcttctctgtcgaataaaagcgagcaaaagctaagaagcttgaacttacACGTTGGTTACATGGCCTCTAGCTACAGGCGTCCTTTATTCAAGGtatgtatttacagctgaagtgatcctgtaccaggaaaaGGGTTTATAGAATTTCATTGCTCTTGTTACTTACTACTATGTACTAAGCCAGCTTCCATGCTTCATACATACAAACTGTATTCATGTAACTAGCCGAGGATTAGCACTTCAGGGCTCTAGTTGATCTAGTATCGAGAGCAAACAAATGTTTTACTAACCACTCGCTTGTTGCCTTCAAGAACCTCTGGTGCAATCCATCCCTCAGTTCCAGTGACTCCAGATTTGGCAGTAAAGGAGACCTTCCCCTGAGCCAATTTCCTGCAAAGTCCGAAATCTGATATCTTGGTTCTGATCTCTCCATTGACACCAGGAAAGGACAGCAGGACATTGCGTGGCTTAATATCACGGTGAACTATGATGGAGGAAACAACATGCAGGTATTGCCAGAGCATAGAAATATTCACAAGGTATCCTCTCGTATATAAACGGCAAGTATTAAGATTTGGCATGACTACTACGCACAGTAATGACGTTGCGTCCAACGGTAAACTTTAATTTGAGGGTTTTTAATCTGCTGATCTTCGATAAAATTCCATTACAGTATGTCTGAGtgcatttattattataattatagtgtatagcaggttatttttgtatggtggaaattttcgtatatttcgtattgtaaAGCATCTTAAAACTACGAAACTATTCTACTGCAATATAGGTTTAAAGTCACTATCCAGAGCTGTACATATTACTTAAATGTGTAGTTCATACGaacatttgcaccaacgaaaatatatatatacggtatgcacACGCACCTATTCCTGAAGCATGAAGatatgtcagtccttttattGCTTCATACAGCACTGTGGATGGACATATGCCGGAGTTGTCAAACTGCCAGTTGACAACGTACTAATTTAGTAGAAGGGTGATGCAATTATAAACCAAAATTTAATACCAGACTCTGCAAACCTCATGAAGTGTACTCTGACACAGCTCCAGAGCAATATAGCGAAATGAAACATCTTGCTCCTAGAATAGATGAATAAAAATCCCATAAAATTGTGTAGATAGTTAAATTAAAAACGCACCATGCAAAAGTATCGGACAACATTCGGGTGCTGATCAGACTGTCGGAGAAGGTCCACCTACATGCACATAAGAATACATCTAGCCATGTATAGACTGGCAGCATATAAAttaatataccgtataactgGGAAATTTGGCGAATGAGCACTTTGAACGGACTTGGTGGTTTTTAATTGGGCGTCTCAAGCGTGGCTACTATAGCAAAGACGTTGTGGCCACCCAACAACTTTAATTTGACACTATCAAATTTGGTGATCTTCGGTAAATTAAACAAATTTTCCAGTCATACGGTGTacaaatctacatgtacttacaagACTATGATAGCTACACCTAcacgcaataattatgtgaactaaCTTCTCTGTCTGCTAGTTGAAAGCATTCCGGCAACATTCTCTTCACTGCGACAGGCCGTGTATCAAACTCTCCCCTATGAGATTAATTACTTAAGAACTGCTCAATGCTATTTTATTGTATCCTGGCTTTGCCGAATTgtaaaaaacaacaaaaaacaacaacagcaAACTAACCTGAAAACAACAGTGCCCTCACTTCCATGCCCCAAAATTTCTTGACGTGAGTACGTAATTTTGCCAACAACAATGTTTCCTAAACACACAGAGCCACATTACAACATGTATACCACATACTGGCAGGCTTACCATCATCCGTCACTCTGCTAACCGTGGTATCAGAGCCTTGAAATGAGCTTGAGCTGTGCGATATATTTAGTGAGCGAGACTCGTTGGAGCCTTGAGACATGGAGCCACGAGACCCACTTGGGGACTGGGGTTGTACAAAAAGGGCCTGAACAAATAAACAATTTCTAGAAAGCCTTCAGCAAATCACATAAATTTGAGTCATAACATAACTTGcataataacataattatatacctgttTCTTATTTGTTATCCAAGTGATGAAAACAGCAATGCTAGTTGCAGCAAGGGTGGACAACAGAAATGTAGTCACAGGTATCATCAACCTGTCATAAGACTTGTCCACTGGAGAGGAAGTTGATGTGACTATGGTCAAAagatacacacatacactttACTGTTTATATGCATGTAAGTGCTGTTTAGATGATAGGTGCTTAAAGCTTACCAGAGGGTTTTCTCGGTTCTCCGTCTGCAGCTAAGTGGTAGTCTGACTGGCGATTTATGGGAGACTTAACCAGTGCCAGAAACTCCAGCTCAATTTGCTTGGAGAGTGGGTAGAATTTCAGATCAGAGTCAATAGGTAGACAGTAATGCCCAGTGTCTATCACCTGCATGAAATGAAGACAAAATAGGCGTATTTCCTTTGCATTTTGCCAATACAGCAACCCATTCCCACCTGTGCATCAGACTGTGAGATTTCGCCAGCCACTCCGGTCTCTTTCTGATTAACAACGACTGCAGGCCCTTCAATCAGCGGGACATTCCTCGACTGGTCAGTAAGCTGAAACTACAGAAAATACATATCAGCCAAATCTACAAGTAAATATACAGTAAGAGCAAATAAGTCCTTGGTAAAAGGCAAAGCAAAATTGGGCTGAACTTAGTTTACAAACCACACCGTACAATTTAGTTTCAGGATTCCACATTCGTGGCcgggatatacatgtatgtattcttCACATGAAGACTTAACACTGCTACAAATGGAAGTACTATAAACTataaaatacataattatatgcagttgCTAgcctatatacagtacatgtaggtgtgcaTAGGTGGCGTACTTCAGCTTTCACTTCTTCCTCGTCCACAAGAGAATTCATAGCATAGAGCTGCTTGTCTTGGAAACCAATGAACAGTGATGACCTATAAGTGAATTTGAAAATCTACAGTGCGAATTTTCCAACATAATAACATTATACCATATAATTTGAACTAGAGTTCACACGTTGGGGTTAGTTAGCAGAGGACAATCATGAAAACAAGAAAATCATGAAAACAACGCTAGCCTGATATTGAGGATTACAACTCACTGAAGAACAGCATCTGTGGCCTTGATGCCAAATGTATCTGTCCTCAGTGCTAGTACTGACGATCCAGTTAGTCTGTTCATTGTGCAACGAGCAGTGGTTGTGATTGGAACCTTCCTAAGTGCCCCACCCTCCACTGCATAAACAGCTACCACGGGAGACTCAAATGCATTCTGCCATACTAACTTCCCTGCATGTTTATAAGCAAGTGTATAGTTACGTGTCGGAATGTGGAATCGTGAGGTGGGCCAAAAACTAACAAATAATATCTGTGGAAGTGTGATGTACAGTTTACTATACCTGTTAGTCTATCAAGTGATAACATCATACCATCTGAACTAGAGGAGAAATGAAGAAGATCTGCAAGATGAAGACCAGTAATTTAAAGGTCTGGATAAGAACAAGCAAATAATTAATATACTATAATTTGCACAATACCCTGCTAgccactacatgtactatagtgCAAATGTTGTgatataagtacatgtacatgcagctactgTAACTTACCATTTGAAGAGTCTCCTTCGAAGGTGTTTGACACATAAGCCATGTATGTGGCATTCCACCTGACATGTTGAACACATATCAAAAAATTTTCAAACATTTATAACACCAACCTTTGAGTGTTAGTTtctttgtcaaaaacagtcaCTGTATAGGCTAAAAAGGAAAAATTATATAAACTATTAAATGAAGGACGGATCAGACTTTCTCACCAGTTCTGGCAATGTGGAGCACTGGACCAGGATACTCTGCTGTGGGGCAAGATAACACACCATCAGTTGTTAACGAATGTAGCTTGGTGCCCGTCAGAAGGTCTACAGCCAACCACACATCAGATTTTCGAGCTGAATAAATTGGaaaaacatgtacatactagaAGTTCATTTCATTCCCCACCCCCTTATCAATGTGAGGATAGACGTCAGCATTACAGCAACCTGTTCTCAAAGGATCACGGTCCTCAACTATTATTAATTTCTTTCGCGCAAGTATATATACGCAAGTCACCTGTGTAGAGCAGACCATCACTACTTTGTGATGGAGAGGCATGGACAAGCTCGGGAATGGTCA comes from Halichondria panicea chromosome 3, odHalPani1.1, whole genome shotgun sequence and encodes:
- the LOC135333175 gene encoding serine/threonine-protein kinase/endoribonuclease IRE1-like isoform X1, which translates into the protein MWCFTLSIVFFLVLSCHVEAEKKEHHIVLTDQKLLLISTLNGALVAVDKASGNKLWTLSEDPVLDVPLDPSYSLKLLPNPSDGSLYSLGRNGDQLERLPLTIPELVHASPSQSSDGLLYTARKSDVWLAVDLLTGTKLHSLTTDGVLSCPTAEYPGPVLHIARTAYTVTVFDKETNTQRWNATYMAYVSNTFEGDSSNDLLHFSSSSDGMMLSLDRLTGKLVWQNAFESPVVAVYAVEGGALRKVPITTTARCTMNRLTGSSVLALRTDTFGIKATDAVLQSSLFIGFQDKQLYAMNSLVDEEEVKAEFQLTDQSRNVPLIEGPAVVVNQKETGVAGEISQSDAQVIDTGHYCLPIDSDLKFYPLSKQIELEFLALVKSPINRQSDYHLAADGEPRKPSVTSTSSPVDKSYDRLMIPVTTFLLSTLAATSIAVFITWITNKKQALFVQPQSPSGSRGSMSQGSNESRSLNISHSSSSFQGSDTTVSRVTDDGNIVVGKITYSRQEILGHGSEGTVVFRGEFDTRPVAVKRMLPECFQLADREVDLLRQSDQHPNVVRYFCMEQDVSFRYIALELCQSTLHEYVVNWQFDNSGICPSTVLYEAIKGLTYLHASGIVHRDIKPRNVLLSFPGVNGEIRTKISDFGLCRKLAQGKVSFTAKSGVTGTEGWIAPEVLEGNKRVTNAVDIFSMGCVIYYVLSAGQHPFGSSLRRQANIESGDYSLNDLNGSNKHTASELVKDMISHNYMFRPTSAEVLSHCLFWKRDKQLAFFQDVSDRIEKEPVNSPIVQALEQGGQCVVKGDWRNHISDELREDLRRFRSYHGTSVRELLRAMRNKKHHYRELPEDLKKALGNIPDDFVDYFTKRFPLLLIHTFKQMQICKPERLFSPYYTDNFR
- the LOC135333175 gene encoding serine/threonine-protein kinase/endoribonuclease IRE1-like isoform X2 gives rise to the protein MWCFTLSIVFFLVLSCHVEAEKKEHHIVLTDQKLLLISTLNGALVAVDKASGNKLWTLSEDPVLDVPLDPSYSLKLLPNPSDGSLYSLGRNGDQLERLPLTIPELVHASPSQSSDGLLYTARKSDVWLAVDLLTGTKLHSLTTDGVLSCPTAEYPGPVLHIARTAYTVTVFDKETNTQRWNATYMAYVSNTFEGDSSNDLLHFSSSSDGMMLSLDRLTGKLVWQNAFESPVVAVYAVEGGALRKVPITTTARCTMNRLTGSSVLALRTDTFGIKATDAVLQSSLFIGFQDKQLYAMNSLVDEEEVKAEFQLTDQSRNVPLIEGPAVVVNQKETGVAGEISQSDAQVIDTGHYCLPIDSDLKFYPLSKQIELEFLALVKSPINRQSDYHLAADGEPRKPSVDKSYDRLMIPVTTFLLSTLAATSIAVFITWITNKKQALFVQPQSPSGSRGSMSQGSNESRSLNISHSSSSFQGSDTTVSRVTDDGNIVVGKITYSRQEILGHGSEGTVVFRGEFDTRPVAVKRMLPECFQLADREVDLLRQSDQHPNVVRYFCMEQDVSFRYIALELCQSTLHEYVVNWQFDNSGICPSTVLYEAIKGLTYLHASGIVHRDIKPRNVLLSFPGVNGEIRTKISDFGLCRKLAQGKVSFTAKSGVTGTEGWIAPEVLEGNKRVTNAVDIFSMGCVIYYVLSAGQHPFGSSLRRQANIESGDYSLNDLNGSNKHTASELVKDMISHNYMFRPTSAEVLSHCLFWKRDKQLAFFQDVSDRIEKEPVNSPIVQALEQGGQCVVKGDWRNHISDELREDLRRFRSYHGTSVRELLRAMRNKKHHYRELPEDLKKALGNIPDDFVDYFTKRFPLLLIHTFKQMQICKPERLFSPYYTDNFR